From the genome of Lotus japonicus ecotype B-129 chromosome 6, LjGifu_v1.2, one region includes:
- the LOC130725389 gene encoding uncharacterized protein LOC130725389, which yields MTMNEPSETIMEVREDFMVSPAGDSKPTFRTAHFLKPFATSTNGTCSCSETLSSYLSPMFEPKEWPLKVNFNGWRIPQKKWVTWVDTLHLRYEAVWKKVGIFEAIMSTRYHILQNRNLVFGVTEKWCSKTNTFVFPWGEATITLEDVMVLGGYPVVGDPVFTSLGSPEMREAENKMLLERKEICRSKNCKARASVWVDTFMNSGSEMEHEAFLATWLSVFVFPHECMVKKSLYPIAILLARGNPIALAPAVLASIYKDLGILKETMVDFTKIPVVGDKLPMKFEVTLESPFHLVQIWAWERFKSLQPQPNLTSCGDPALFRWHKVSAMKIDNVRVALNSAEDDFLWRPYVRYAGKYRALYPENEIHVQFEADLNKDLASFVTFTRVSELVGIDSTTMQYLPHRVAMQFGMDQDVPGCVPLCNGTKANAYRNFYFPARLFEADVTMRYARWWNQSVWYHPGFAKNIVRRKRSARPSKCGPHEAKANRTANGADFPPGLPPKLISTINFGKSCDGGLKTVKEENVVDDVLPGFLPKRLKMVPSGNSVQDCLKANQYSSTSSADFGKFKMTLKPHSKDNTVTSLGSLKEDFEDANGIEESKLSSDKVRLSGTQGERYNWVKAL from the coding sequence ATGACCATGAATGAACCATCGGAGACCATCATGGAGGTGAGGGAAGATTTCATGGTTTCACCTGCTGGTGATAGCAAACCAACTTTCAGAACAGCCCATTTTCTGAAACCCTTTGCTACCTCCACTAATGGAACATGTTCATGTTCTGAGACACTCTCATCCTATTTGTCACCCATGTTTGAACCAAAGGAGTGGCCTTTGAAAGTCAATTTCAATGGGTGGCGCATACCCCAAAAGAAATGGGTTACTTGGGTGGATACCCTTCATCTCAGGTATGAAGCTGTGTGGAAAAAAGTAGGCATCTTTGAAGCTATCATGAGTACTAGGTACCACATATTGCAAAATCGTAACTTGGTATTTGGGGTTACAGAGAAGTGGTGTTCTAAGACAAACACCTTTGTGTTTCCATGGGGTGAGGCCACAATCACATTGGAGGATGTCATGGTTTTGGGGGGTTACCCTGTTGTTGGTGACCCTGTTTTCACCTCACTTGGGAGCCCAGAAATGAGAGAGGCAGAAAATAAAATGCTTcttgaaagaaaagaaatttgtagGAGCAAAAATTGTAAGGCTCGTGCATCAGTATGGGTAGATACTTTTATGAATAGTGGGAGTGAAATGGAGCATGAAGCATTCCTTGCTACTTGGTTGTCAGTGTTTGTTTTTCCTCATGAATGCATGGTAAAGAAGTCTCTCTACCCTATTGCTATCCTTCTTGCTAGAGGTAATCCTATTGCTTTGGCACCTGCAGTCTTGGCTAGCATATATAAGGATTTGGGTATTTTGAAAGAAACAATGGTTGATTTTACAAAAATTCCAGTAGTTGGTGATAAATTGCCCATGAAGTTTGAGGTGACTCTTGAGTCACCATTTCACTTGGTTCAAATTTGggcttgggagaggttcaaaAGTTTGCAGCCACAACCCAATTTAACTAGCTGTGGAGACCCTGCATTGTTTAGGTGGCACAAGGTTAGTGCCATGAAAATTGACAATGTGAGGGTAGCACTAAATTCAGCCGAGGATGATTTTCTTTGGCGCCCATATGTGAGATATGCTGGTAAGTACAGAGCACTCTATCCAGAAAATGAAATCCATGTACAGTTTGAGGCTGATTTGAATAAAGATCTGGCCTCATTTGTTACATTTACTAGAGTTTCCGAGCTTGTTGGAATTGATTCGACTACAATGCAGTACCTCCCACATAGAGTTGCTATGCAATTCGGAATGGATCAAGATGTTCCTGGTTGTGTGCCTCTATGCAATGGGACTAAAGCCAATGCTTATAGGAATTTTTATTTTCCAGCTAGGCTTTTTGAGGCAGACGTTACTATGCGTTATGCAAGATGGTGGAACCAATCAGTATGGTATCATCCAGGTTTTGCTAAGAACATTGTGCGGAGGAAGAGAAGTGCAAGGCCATCAAAATGTGGACCTCATGAAGCAAAAGCAAACAGAACTGCTAATGGTGCTGATTTTCCACCCGGGCTCCCTCCCAAACTTATTAGCACTATTAATTTTGGAAAATCTTGTGATGGTGGCTTAAAAACTGTGAAGGAGGAAAATGTTGTTGATGATGTACTTCCTGGTTTTCTTCCTAAACGTTTGAAAATGGTTCCTTCTGGAAATTCTGTCCAAGACTGTTTGAAAGCAAATCAATACTCATCAACCTCCTCTGCTGATTttggaaaatttaaaatgaCATTGAAGCCACATTCAAAAGATAACACTGTAACTTCATTAGGGAGTTTGAAGGAAGATTTTGAAGATGCAAATGGGATAGAAGAATCAAAGTTGTCAAGTGACAAAGTAAGGCTATCTGGGACTCAAGGTGAAAGGTATAACTGGGTAAAAGCACTGTAA
- the LOC130725945 gene encoding protein MAINTENANCE OF MERISTEMS-like, whose product MTQKMEDEEASMEDIIDKREELMVSPGGSSPTRRIAYFIKPCASSIHGCDLLPPFTSNHANVAQEVRYHGWRMPHKKWKTWVQNMQLRYGHIWIKAGIHHAIKASTYEINRNDELILALAQRWCSKTNTFIFPWGEATLTLEDMKACWGYSVMGGSVSSPLETTEEKEIEAKLIALRSMFIKSRAKKATQTQWMKHFMDNESQLEHEGFLSMWLSRFVFPAISEDTILKSVFSIAVHLARGTRIALAPAVLASIYRDLSLLSKSVRSAATMKLRVTLWAPFQLVQVWALERFPALQPNPCPVRQGQPIMAKWDRVKMLKKNNLNLILDDAGSRNGFLWRPYQNSPPLYLYNEKDMWMCDNPCFDDELQAFSRCLRVSELVGMGCIENYRPNRVAMQFGMDQDIPGVVDPSNKDPWMSYSQPIMDINLCPALCSSQPKVTSRYYNWWKQLNSGKEGDTMKGHDHCLISKNSSQHLSPALTREVKCDLSFGPLPDFTCKFGTCQVGNSGDNSEDIVADMQGEIVSVVPFNLENRILKLETVIAKHKEAKFGSKG is encoded by the coding sequence ATGACTCAAAAAATGGAGGATGAAGAAGCATCAATGGAGGACATAATCGATAAAAGAGAAGAGTTGATGGTTTCACCAGGTGGAAGCAGCCCAACCAGGAGAATAGCCTATTTTATAAAACCTTGTGCAAGCTCCATCCATGGCTGTGATTTACTACCTCCCTTTACCTCTAACCATGCAAATGTAGCTCAGGAAGTGAGATATCATGGATGGAGAATGCCACACAAAAAATGGAAAACATGGGTACAGAACATGCAACTCAGGTATGGACATATATGGATAAAAGCTGGCATACACCATGCAATCAAAGCCTCTACATATGAGATCAACAGGAATGATGAATTGATTCTTGCTCTTGCACAAAGATGGTGTTCCAAGACCAACACATTCATCTTCCCTTGGGGAGAAGCAACCTTGACATTGGAAGACATGAAAGCTTGTTGGGGTTACTCTGTCATGGGAGGTTCTGTTTCTAGTCCTCTTGAAACCACTGAGGAGAAGGAAATAGAAGCAAAGCTGATTGCATTGAGAAGCATGTTTATCAAatctagagctaaaaaggcaaCTCAGACCCAATGGATGAAGCATTTCATGGACAATGAAAGCCAATTGGAGCATGAGGGTTTCTTATCTATGTGGTTGTCAAGGTTTGTTTTTCCTGCTATATCAGAAGACACCATTTTGAAATCTGTTTTTTCTATTGCTGTGCATTTAGCAAGAGGGACTAGAATAGCTCTAGCACCTGCAGTTTTAGCTAGTATTTACAGGGATTTGAGTTTACTGAGCAAAAGTGTGAGAAGTGCTGCAACAATGAAGTTGAGAGTCACACTGTGGGCTCCTTTTCAGCTGGTCCAAGTGTGGGCTTTGGAGAGATTTCCAGCACTGCAGCCAAATCCATGTCCAGTTAGGCAAGGGCAACCCATAATGGCTAAATGGGACAGAGTGAAAATGCTGAAAAAGAACAACTTGAATTTGATTCTTGATGATGCTGGGAGTAGAAATGGCTTTCTGTGGCGTCCATACCAAAATTCTCCACCCCTTTACCTTTATAATGAAAAGGATATGTGGATGTGTGATAACCCatgttttgatgatgagttgcaAGCGTTTAGTCGATGTTTGAGGGTTTCTGAACTAGTAGGTATGGGGTGTATAGAGAATTACCGACCAAATCGGGTTGCTATGCAGTTTGGCATGGATCAAGACATTCCTGGAGTGGTTGATCCTAGTAACAAGGATCCTTGGATGAGCTATAGCCAACCAATCATGGATATAAATTTGTGCCCTGCATTATGTTCCTCCCAACCAAAGGTTACTTCTAGGTACTACAACTGGTGGAAGCAATTGAATTCAGGCAAGGAAGGAGATACAATGAAAGGCCATGATCATTGTCTGATAAGCAAAAACAGCTCACAGCATTTGTCACCAGCTTTAACTAGGGAGGTAAAATGTGATTTATCTTTTGGCCCACTTCCTGATTTTACTTGCAAGTTTGGAACATGTCAAGTAGGGAATTCTGGGGATAATTCTGAGGATATTGTTGCTGATATGCAAGGAGAAATTGTGAGTGTAGTACCATTTAATCTTGAAAACCGGATTTTGAAGCTAGAAACAGTGATTGCTAAGCATAAAGAAGCAAAATTTGGCTCTAAAGGTTGA